Genomic DNA from Candidatus Nitrosopumilus koreensis AR1:
GTAGTGCGGTAGCATTATCATTATCGTTTGCATTAGATCAAGCACTTGATACAAAATTAGATAAAAACACAATTGGAAAAATTGCACATAATGCAGAAGTGAATTGTAAAACTGGATTAGGAGATGTTTTAGCTTCATTTTATGGAGGATTTGAAATCCGTGTAAAACCAGGAGCCCCAGGAATTGGAACAGTTGAAAAAATTACTACAGGTGAGATTTCAGTCATTATGATTTGTTTTTCACCGATTTCAACTAACAAATTCATTAAAGAAAGACTGTCTCAAATTAATGGACTCGGAGGAAAGATGGTTAACAGATTATTAGAATCAAAAGACTATAAACACTTTCAAGACATGTCACTAGAATTTGCAAAGTATGTAGATGTAATGACACCAAGAATGCAAAAAATTGTAGATGAATTAATTCAAAATAATATTAAATGTGGAATTGCACTTTTTGGTGAAACAGTTTTTTCAATGGTTCCAAAAGAAGATGAAAATAAAGTTTTAGAAATTTTACAAAAATATTCTGATGGAGAAATAATCAAATCAGAATTAGACGATATTGGAGCAAGAGTTCTTAATAATTAATTGAAACATATGACATTAATTCCAAAGTCACATCCAAGAGCAAAGTCACTTTTAATTCGTGAAAAACTAGTTAATGGTTTTGACAAAGGATTGGTTGCAAAAGAAGGTCTTTTAGCTCAAGGTAGAGGTGAGGCATTTGACTACCTACTTGGAGAAAAAACAAATAAGGCTGCAAAACTGGCAATAAAGGCAGCAGCTGCTCAATTACTTCAGGCTAAACGACCTGTAATCTCAATTAATGGAAATGTAGCGGCACTGTGTCCAAAAGAGATTGTAAGACTATCAAAACAAGTCAAAGCCAAACTTGAAGTAAATCTATTTTATACAAATGAAAAAAGAAAACAGGCAATCATCAAAATTCTCAAAAAAAATGGGGCAAAAGAAATCCTAGGCACGAATCCATCAGACTCTACAAGATTGCCAGGAATTGATTCAGCACGAAGGATAGTAGATAAAAATGGAATTTTTGCAGCTGATGTAGTAGTTGTGCCATTAGAAGACGGAGACAGAACAATGGCACTAAGAAATGCAGGAAAAACAGTCATTACGTTTGATCTAAATCCACTTTCACGAACTTCACAAACTGCAGATATTACAATTGTAGATAATATTACACGAGCAATAGAATTACTAATTTCTGAGTCTAAAAAAATATCAAAAAGGAATGGAAAAGGTCGTGAAAAAATAATTTCAAATTTTGATAACAAGAAAAACCTAACAGAAAATGTTATCCAAATAAGAAATAATCTGACAAGGAGGGCAAGAGTTGCATAAATCAGTACAAGACATTGTAAATATGAAAAAAGAAAAGAAAAAGATCTCAGTAATTACAGGTTATGATTACACATTAGCATCACTATGTGACAAAGCAGGAATTGATGTATTACTAGTTGGAGACAGTGCAGGAATGGTAATGCTTGGTTATGAGAATACAATTCCTGTAACAATGGATCAAATGTCTATGTTTACTGAAGCAGTTAGTAGAGCACGAGATAATGCGTTGCTTGTTGCAGATTTACCATTTATGTCATATCAAGTAAGTATAGAAGATGCAATTAACAATTCAGGTAGATTAATCAAAGCAGGAGCTGATGCAGTTAAACTAGAAGGAGGTTCAATCATGGCAGAGACAATTAGTGCAATTGTTGATGTTGGAATTCCTGTTATGGGTCATATTGGATTACAACCTCAAACAACAATGCTGTCACAAGGTTACAAAGTACAAGGGAAAACAAAAGATGCTGCAATAAAACTAATCCAAGATGCAAAAGAACTTGAAGAAGCTGGTGTGTTTAGTATAGCATTAGAGATGGTGAGTCATGAGGTTGCACAGATAATTTCAGAAACAGTGAGTGTGCCTACAATTGGAATTGGCTCAGGAGTAAATTGCGATGGGCAGGTGTTAGTGGTTCAAGACTTACTTGGAATGTACGACAAAATAAAGCCAAAATTTGCAAAAAGATACATGAATCTATCTGAAGACATTGTAAAATCACTTGAAGATTACAAGAATGACGTAGAATCAAGTGCATTTCCTGCAGAAGAAAATTGGTTTTCAATGGATCCTGAAGAATTAAAAAAATTACGTGAGCAAATTGGCAGTTAAAAAGAAAGTAAATGATCACCCATCATTAGATATTGTTTCATCACACGGTGTAGAGTTAACAGGAAAAAAGATAGTGTTATGTGTTGCAGGAAGTGTTGCTGCATACAAAGCAATAGAGCTTGCAAGGCTGCTTATGAGACATGGTGCAGATGTAACATGTGTAGCAAGCGGTGCAGCAACAAAACTAATTCAACCTGATTATTTCAAATGGGCCACAGGAAATGACGTAATTACAAAACTCACTGGTAAGCTAGAACACATAAAATTAGCTGATTACAATCAATCAGATTTAGTAATTGTATATCCTGCAACTGCAAACACTTTGGGAAAACTTGCAAATGGTATTGATGATACTCCAATTTCAACAGTTTTAACTGTAGGATTTGGATCTAAAATTCCAATTTTGATGTGTCTAGCAATGCACGAATCAATGTATGATAATTCAGCTGTAAAAAACAATATTGAGTTTCTAAAAAACAAAATTCAATTTCTTTCCCCCCAAATGATTGAAGGAAAAGCAAAAGCACCAGAACCTGAAGATGTTTTAGAATTTGTGTTAAGGAAATTTGGTTTTTCATCTACATTACAAAACAAGAAAGTGTTAATGACTGCAGGACCAACAATAGAATACATTGATCCTGTTAGAGTAATAACAAATCTTAGTTCAGGAAAGACAGGAGTGTTATTAGCTTCAGAATTAATTTCAGCTGGAGCCAAAGTTACTTTGATTTATGGTCCAGGAAGTGAAGAACCACCCAAAGGTGCAAAAATTATCAATGTTACAACAAACAAAGAGATGTTTGATGCAACAAAAACAGAACTAAAGAAAAAATATGATATTGTGATTATGGCAGCAGCAGCATCAGACTATACCCCCGAGAATACATCAAAATCCAAGATAAAGAGTAACAAAAAATCACTCACAATCAGGCTCAAAAAAGCACCAAAAATCATTGATCAGGTAAAAAAATCTCAAAAAAATACCATACTAGTCGGATTCAAGGCTGAAACAAATCTATCAAAAAATGCTCTAATCAAAGCAGCTAAAACTAAATTAAAAGAATCTGATGCAGATATTATAATTGCAAATGATATTGGAACAAAATATCAAAAGAATCCAAATAACAATCAAATCATAATTGTTGATGACAAAAAAATAACAACATCGGGATGGAAGAGAAAAGAGAAGATTGTGAAAATAATTAGAAAAGAAATTGAAATGAAAATGAAATGAAAAATTCTGAATTAAAAAAATTAGTATCACAATATAAAGAAACTAAAAACCAACAAAAAAAGAAGCATGCAGATAATTTTAAACTAGCTGAAAAACTAAAAGAAATAGAACACAAGTATTTTCATGAAACAGGAAGAACATTAAAATCAGATCTAAAAGAGTTTAAAGAAAATTGAAAGTAAAGCCATTTGATTATAAAAAACGAAACATATCAGTTTGGAATGAAGTTGCACCAAGATATCATAAAAGATGGGCAACAGCTAAAAAAGGCCCATTTCAAAGTACAAAAAAACTAGTTGAATTAGTTGGTGTAAAAAAAGGAGATCATATTCTCGATGTTGCAAGTGGAACAGGGGTTGTTACAAAATTACTAAATCAAAAGGCAGGAAAATCTGGATTTGTGGTTGGTGCAGATACATCAACTACCGCAATCAAAGTTGCAAAAAAATGGAACATTAAATCTTCAAATTTATTATTTGTCAATGCCGATGCTGAAAACTTTTCATTTAAAGAAAAATTTGACATTATCACATGTCAGTATGCACTGTTTTTTTTTCCAAATGCCCAAAAAGCTCTAAAAAATATGAAAAATAGCCTCAAAGAATCAGGTAAATTGGGAATATCTGTTCATGGACATCCTGATAGAGTCCCATATTTTGATAGTATTTTTGAGGCTGTAACTCAATTTATCCCAAATTATGTTCCACCTGGAACTCCA
This window encodes:
- the panB gene encoding 3-methyl-2-oxobutanoate hydroxymethyltransferase; this encodes MHKSVQDIVNMKKEKKKISVITGYDYTLASLCDKAGIDVLLVGDSAGMVMLGYENTIPVTMDQMSMFTEAVSRARDNALLVADLPFMSYQVSIEDAINNSGRLIKAGADAVKLEGGSIMAETISAIVDVGIPVMGHIGLQPQTTMLSQGYKVQGKTKDAAIKLIQDAKELEEAGVFSIALEMVSHEVAQIISETVSVPTIGIGSGVNCDGQVLVVQDLLGMYDKIKPKFAKRYMNLSEDIVKSLEDYKNDVESSAFPAEENWFSMDPEELKKLREQIGS
- a CDS encoding 4-phosphopantoate--beta-alanine ligase, translating into MTLIPKSHPRAKSLLIREKLVNGFDKGLVAKEGLLAQGRGEAFDYLLGEKTNKAAKLAIKAAAAQLLQAKRPVISINGNVAALCPKEIVRLSKQVKAKLEVNLFYTNEKRKQAIIKILKKNGAKEILGTNPSDSTRLPGIDSARRIVDKNGIFAADVVVVPLEDGDRTMALRNAGKTVITFDLNPLSRTSQTADITIVDNITRAIELLISESKKISKRNGKGREKIISNFDNKKNLTENVIQIRNNLTRRARVA
- a CDS encoding pantoate kinase, encoding MEGIAFCPAHITGFFKAHLENDQNNLESLGSMGAGFSIKQGVTTRVTVDEKNSHKLNFRITTKGYQSDKTDISEYVLNEFLKIGDFKNKFFDIEHEISIPVGYGLGSSSAVALSLSFALDQALDTKLDKNTIGKIAHNAEVNCKTGLGDVLASFYGGFEIRVKPGAPGIGTVEKITTGEISVIMICFSPISTNKFIKERLSQINGLGGKMVNRLLESKDYKHFQDMSLEFAKYVDVMTPRMQKIVDELIQNNIKCGIALFGETVFSMVPKEDENKVLEILQKYSDGEIIKSELDDIGARVLNN
- a CDS encoding methyltransferase domain-containing protein, encoding MKVKPFDYKKRNISVWNEVAPRYHKRWATAKKGPFQSTKKLVELVGVKKGDHILDVASGTGVVTKLLNQKAGKSGFVVGADTSTTAIKVAKKWNIKSSNLLFVNADAENFSFKEKFDIITCQYALFFFPNAQKALKNMKNSLKESGKLGISVHGHPDRVPYFDSIFEAVTQFIPNYVPPGTPDFDRFGTKKSLKDEIKKAGFRKITVKDYNFPYSPGNFDQYWGNYLRYVAKPIKEKLDSLEKSQRRELKEMVKENTKPYTKKNGIIEFPWEVLILTAKH
- the coaBC gene encoding bifunctional phosphopantothenoylcysteine decarboxylase/phosphopantothenate--cysteine ligase CoaBC, which translates into the protein MAVKKKVNDHPSLDIVSSHGVELTGKKIVLCVAGSVAAYKAIELARLLMRHGADVTCVASGAATKLIQPDYFKWATGNDVITKLTGKLEHIKLADYNQSDLVIVYPATANTLGKLANGIDDTPISTVLTVGFGSKIPILMCLAMHESMYDNSAVKNNIEFLKNKIQFLSPQMIEGKAKAPEPEDVLEFVLRKFGFSSTLQNKKVLMTAGPTIEYIDPVRVITNLSSGKTGVLLASELISAGAKVTLIYGPGSEEPPKGAKIINVTTNKEMFDATKTELKKKYDIVIMAAAASDYTPENTSKSKIKSNKKSLTIRLKKAPKIIDQVKKSQKNTILVGFKAETNLSKNALIKAAKTKLKESDADIIIANDIGTKYQKNPNNNQIIIVDDKKITTSGWKRKEKIVKIIRKEIEMKMK